One genomic segment of Erythrolamprus reginae isolate rEryReg1 chromosome 2, rEryReg1.hap1, whole genome shotgun sequence includes these proteins:
- the LOC139163248 gene encoding sterol O-acyltransferase 2-like, with amino-acid sequence MIKAAPRAPPLAGYIEGTPPCISEAAATPQLPGRGVLDVPPRVPVGTAPAAVAAVPKAARQSSAGGWWLGPEDEWGAWHPVDRGACGAASIIRKGVVHKEFVPQGQTVNTAYYVDELERIRKRVIRMREHISATWQLHHDNTPCHNMLRVHKFLVKQQIKAALKGISRDEDLRDVPEDAFQGAYQSWQRQAEHLEKNTAHIEWKRHLEVMKAKVLEQIHNQLSDRLDKTLEEATHSRPQQLSMVAAKKQSREKGELLKKKIFVPQQSLVDTLLEVEHFRTIRHIFVAMLCIFVLKQIIVDSIDEGSLVLDFELFINGFRQLPTALFAWLCMFLYTLFVPYQALQIWSGCLKMTRFPNLLKATLVLLVIICHIAVLFVFPIYIVVYCNLGIASRAIVVMEQIRFLMKSYSFLRESMPPLLHARDQVGKTSPPEFSTYLYFLFCPTLIYRKSYPRDPYIRWSYVIRKLVEFLAGIYFVNFLLKYYLIPNFSNMHKQPFKVKILLLSSFDSVMPGISFLLMMFYCFLDCWQNVFAEILRFADRSFYKVMIRGGGGCKKDM; translated from the exons ATGATCAAAGCTGCCCCGCGGGCTCCTCCGCTGGCTGGATACATTGAGGGGACGCCCCCCTGCATCTCGGAAGCTGCTGCCACACCTCAGCTGCCTGGCAGGGGCGTTCTGGACGTTCCTCCCAGGGTCCCTGTTGGCACTGCCCCAGCAGCGGTGGCAGCTGTCCCCAAGGCTGCCCGGCAGTCATCAGCTGGAGGCTGGTGGCTTGGCCCCGAGGATGAGTGGGGAGCATGGCATCCAGTCGACAGAGGAGCCTGTGGGGCAGCTTCGATCATCCG taaaggagtggtccataaggagtttgttcctcaaggacagacagtcaACACTGCCTACTATGTGGATGAGCTGGAAAGAatccgaaaaagggtcatcaggatgagagaacacatctccgctacctggcaactccatcacgacaacaCGCCTTGCCACAACATGCTACGAGTCCACAAGTTCCTGGTCAAACagcag attaaggcagccctgaaaggaatcagccgtgacgaagacttGCGAGatgtccccgaagacgccttccagggagcataccagtcatggcaga GACAAGCTGAACACCTGGAGAAAAACACTGCCCACATCGAATGGAAGAGACATCTGGAG GTAATGAAGGCTAAGGTACTAGAACAGATACACAATCAGCTGAGTGATCGCTTAGATAAGACCTTGGAAGAAGCAACTCATTCCAGACCCCAGCAATTGAGCATGGTCGCagcaaagaagcaaagcag AGAGAAAGGAGAGCTACTGAAGAAGAAAATCTTTGTCCCTCAACAGTCCTTGGTTGA CACATTGCTGGAGGTGGAACATTTCCGTACAATCCGTCACATATTTGTGGCCATGCTCTGTATCTTTGTCCTCAAACAAATTATTGTGGATTCCATCGATGAAGGAAG TCTTGTTCTGGATTTCGAGCTCTTTATCAATGGCTTTCGACAGCTGCCCACAGCACTCTTTGCCTGGCTCTGCATGTTCCTCTACACCTTATTTGTGCCCTACCAGGCCCTGCAGATATGGTCAGGCTGCTTGAAGATGACCAGGTTCCCCAATCTCTTGAAGGCCACCTTGGTGTTGTTGGTGATCATCTGCCACATTGCAGTGCTGTTTGTCTTCCCCATCTATATTGTTGTTTACTGTAATTTGGGAATTGCCTCACGTGCCATTGTCGTCATGGAGCAG ATCCGGTTCCTGATGAAAAGCTACTCATTTCTGCGAGAATCAATGCCGCCTCTTCTCCATGCTAGGGACCAAGTTG GGAAGACAAGCCCTCCTGAATTCTCAACCTacttatattttctcttctgccCTACTTTGATCTACAGAAAGAGCTATCCAAG AGATCCGTACATCCGCTGGAGTTACGTCATCCGAAAACTGGTTGAG TTCTTGGCTGGTATatattttgtgaattttcttctgAAATACTACTTAATCCCTAACTTCAGCAACATGCATAAGCAGCCCTTCAAAGTCAAAATCCTGCTGCTTTCCAGCTTTGATTCAGTAATGCCCG GAATATCTTTTCTACTCATGATGTTCTATTGCTTCCTGGACTGCTGGCAAAACGTATTTGCTGAGATCCTGCGCTTCGCAGACCGTTCTTTTTATAAGGTGATGATAAGAGGTGGAGGAGGTTGTAAGAAAGATATGTGA